The following are encoded together in the Montipora capricornis isolate CH-2021 chromosome 5, ASM3666992v2, whole genome shotgun sequence genome:
- the LOC138049767 gene encoding probable glycoprotein hormone G-protein coupled receptor isoform X1: MLTSRLQLLPKMFTANLLIVIIFAVLCRGYSCPNKCHCSDPRKEFRVELRCFYLTSFPSLEDLPINTTSLRIMHSSITHIPAGVLEKRKKIAILILSGNEIKTIDDGAFDGLEDLFEINLDLNRLEKFPVFKNKSSLKRLFLNHNNIKELSQISLENLPELILLKLDYTHITEIPAYAFHQNKNLLNVSLKYSWLSKLDDNAFADSNLQHLFLQKTRITSLPSTGLENLETLNLTDVDDFWSIPPGLKSIREVHVSEYNSFLCCAFYLGTYQRDYAKREESKGSLSSSSAPTLFSRSETENPMSVFSKSSTVASVKVTMLTMATDNSDHYSNSSTVASMNLTTTPAATTIESPWGWNRRRRRRRDLPQGPNSVAPKVNGSSSNITKSRTSPLPAVTTSGSNSGGGGGFIPGTAPSLSGTSAGGFLPGTSTTQVNEGSLLFQGGFVNGTVPVPATIPHEGSSNSSIPIVTEPPLEEIKCSPARDAFQPCEDIMGAKWLTVVSLLVGGVALISNLVVVIVMMFSERRLNVHRFLMSNLAFADFCLGLYIFVLVCASLNTSGEYYNRVKSWQYGAGCQITGFLAVFSTELSVYTLTLITIERFFAIVYAMEVNYRLSLRKAVKIMILGWLVAFILAVLPLFGVNSYKAVAICLPFNSDSKSALAYVSIVLVLNFGTFLVIAGLYAKMFQVVVGPGPVEGAPQRNDAKVAKRMALLVFTDFVCWTPIAVFGLLAAFGTPLIGVEESKFLLVFFFPLNSLCNPFLYAFFTKAFKREFFSLLSRFGFCHTRALRYKGTLSSLIYSRTRTKRSTIGEDDTRTKRISQISATSTPTLNGSAKLNAQENGNCVGHVYEYIAMKGVNNKAFCDTSPVSPGNDEVFFDPTTRANIARAESPDWPRDGTPQLLRAQSVGSLHAVEGQVAETKSKKQSVSFRDDPQIAGRKEVR; the protein is encoded by the exons ATGCTAACGTCCCGTCTTCAACTGCTGCCAAAGATGTTCACAGCAAACCTCCTAATTGTCATCATCTTCGCCGTGCTTTGCCGAGGATACAGTTGTCCCAATAAATGCCACTGTAGCGATCCGCGGAAAGAGTTCAGAGTGGAACTTCGATGTTTTTATCTTACCTCTTTTCCCTCGTTGGAAGATTTGCCAATCAACACAACATCTCT GCGTATAATGCATTCATCTATCACTCACATTCCAGCAGGTGTTCTGGAGAAACGGAAGAAAATCGCAATATT GATTTTGAGCGGCAATGAAATAAAAACCATAGACGATGGGGCATTTGATGGGCTCGAGGATCTATTTGAAAT AAACTTGGATCTCAACAGATTGGAGAAGTTTCCAGTTTTCAAGAATAAATCATCTCTGAAAAGACT ATTTTTGAACCACAACAATATTAAAGAACTGTCGCAAATATCACTCGAAAATTTGCCCGAACTGATTCTATT GAAATTAGACTACACCCACATCACAGAGATCCCTGCCTACGCGTTTCACCAAAACAAGAATTTGTTGAATGT GAGTTTGAAATACTCCTGGCTGTCAAAACTCGACGACAACGCGTTCGCGGATTCCAACCTACAGCACTT attcTTACAAAAAACAAGGATTACGTCGTTGCCATCAACAGGACTTGAAAATCTCGAGACTCTTAACCTCACAGATGTTGATGACTTTTGGTCCATCCCGCCTGGGCTAAAGAGCATTCGTGAGGTACATGTCAGCGAGTATAATTCATTCCTTTGCTGTGCTTTTTATCTGGGAACATACCAGCGCGACTATGCCAAGCGGGAGGAAAGTAAAGGGAGTTTATCTTCGAGCTCGGCGCCGACTCTTTTCTCAAGAAGTGAAACAGAAAATCCTATGAGTGTTTTTAGCAAGTCTTCTACTGTTGCTTCTGTCAAAGTGACAATGCTTACCATGGCTACCGACAATTCGGATCATTACAGCAATTCAAGTACAGTAGCATCAATGAACTTAACAACAACACCTGCGGCGACGACGATTGAAAGCCCCTGGGGCTGGAATAGAAGGAGACGAAGGCGCCGCGACTTGCCGCAAGGGCCAAACTCAGTTGCTCCCAAAGTCAACGGTAGCTCTTCAAATATAACCAAGTCAAGGACATCTCCTTTACCGGCCGTAACCACTTCTGGGTCTAACAGCGGAGGTGGCGGTGGTTTCATACCGGGAACTGCACCGTCTCTTTCGGGAACTTCAGCGGGAGGTTTTCTGCCAGGTACTTCGACCACTCAGGTTAATGAAGGATCTCTCCTCTTCCAGGGTGGCTTTGTAAACGGAACGGTGCCTGTTCCGGCCACGATTCCCCACGAAGGTTCATCAAATAGTAGTATTCCCATCGTTACAGAACCGCCCCTTGAGGAAATCAAATGTTCACCAGCAAGAGACGCTTTTCAGCCGTGTGAGGATATCATGGGTGCGAAATGGTTGACCGTCGTTTCGCTACTGGTGGGAGGCGTTGCTTTGATATCAAACCTGGTAGTGGTGATTGTCATGATGTTTAGCGAACGCCGGCTAAATGTTCATCGATTTTTAATGAGTAACCTTGCTTTTGCAGACTTCTGCCTCGGCTTGTATATCTTCGTTCTTGTCTGTGCTTCGTTAAACACTTCGGGGGAATATTATAACCGAGTAAAGAGTTGGCAGTATGGAGCTGGTTGCCAAATCACTGGCTTTCTCGCAGTGTTCTCAACGGAGCTTTCAGTGTACACGCTAACACTCATCACTATCGAGAGATTTTTCGCTATTGTGTACGCCATGGAAGTGAACTACCGACTCTCTCTTCGTAAAGCTGTAAAAATAATGATTCTTGGCTGGCTGGTTGCTTTTATTTTAGCTGTTTTACCGCTGTTTGGGGTCAACAGTTATAAAGCCGTCGCTATTTGTCTGCCCTTTAATTCGGACTCCAAAAGTGCGTTAGCGTACGTGAGTATTGTTTTGGTGCTGAATTTCGGCACCTTCCTGGTCATCGCAGGTTTGTATGCGAAAATGTTCCAGGTCGTTGTGGGACCAGGGCCCGTTGAAGGGGCTCCTCAGCGGAATGACGCAAAAGTTGCTAAACGTATGGCTCTATTGGTTTTCACGGATTTTGTATGTTGGACTCCTATCGCAGTTTTTGGTTTGTTAGCAGCATTTGGAACACCACTTATCGGGGTGGAGGAATCAAAGTTCCTTctggtatttttctttccactcAACAGTCTCTGCAACCCGTTCCTTTATGCATTCTTCACCAAAGCCTTTAAGCGCGAATTCTTTTCACTGCTTAGTCGGTTCGGTTTCTGTCACACTCGAGCATTACGCTACAAAGGCACTCTCTCCTCCTTAATTTATTCCCGCACCCGTACGAAACGATCGACGATAGGTGAAGACGACACTAGGACCAAGAGGATCTCCCAGATTTCGGCCACTTCTACACCCACACTAAACGGATCCGCGAAACTAAACGCACAGGAAAACGGCAATTGCGTTGGTCACGTGTATGAGTACATCGCTATGAAGGGGGTCAACAACAAAGCCTTTTGTGACACGTCACCAGTGAGCCCAGGAAACGATGAGGTGTTTTTTGACCCCACAACGAGGGCAAACATTGCCCGCGCAGAGTCACCTGACTGGCCTCGTGACGGCACACCGCAGCTTTTGAGAGCTCAGAGTGTGGGCAGCCTTCACGCGGTGGAGGGACAAGTGGCAGAGACAAAATCGAAGAAACAATCCGTGTCGTTTCGGGATGACCCGCAAATAGCGGGAAGGAAGGAGGTGAGATAA
- the LOC138049767 gene encoding probable glycoprotein hormone G-protein coupled receptor isoform X2 codes for MLTSRLQLLPKMFTANLLIVIIFAVLCRGYSCPNKCHCSDPRKEFRVELRCFYLTSFPSLEDLPINTTSLILSGNEIKTIDDGAFDGLEDLFEINLDLNRLEKFPVFKNKSSLKRLFLNHNNIKELSQISLENLPELILLKLDYTHITEIPAYAFHQNKNLLNVSLKYSWLSKLDDNAFADSNLQHLFLQKTRITSLPSTGLENLETLNLTDVDDFWSIPPGLKSIREVHVSEYNSFLCCAFYLGTYQRDYAKREESKGSLSSSSAPTLFSRSETENPMSVFSKSSTVASVKVTMLTMATDNSDHYSNSSTVASMNLTTTPAATTIESPWGWNRRRRRRRDLPQGPNSVAPKVNGSSSNITKSRTSPLPAVTTSGSNSGGGGGFIPGTAPSLSGTSAGGFLPGTSTTQVNEGSLLFQGGFVNGTVPVPATIPHEGSSNSSIPIVTEPPLEEIKCSPARDAFQPCEDIMGAKWLTVVSLLVGGVALISNLVVVIVMMFSERRLNVHRFLMSNLAFADFCLGLYIFVLVCASLNTSGEYYNRVKSWQYGAGCQITGFLAVFSTELSVYTLTLITIERFFAIVYAMEVNYRLSLRKAVKIMILGWLVAFILAVLPLFGVNSYKAVAICLPFNSDSKSALAYVSIVLVLNFGTFLVIAGLYAKMFQVVVGPGPVEGAPQRNDAKVAKRMALLVFTDFVCWTPIAVFGLLAAFGTPLIGVEESKFLLVFFFPLNSLCNPFLYAFFTKAFKREFFSLLSRFGFCHTRALRYKGTLSSLIYSRTRTKRSTIGEDDTRTKRISQISATSTPTLNGSAKLNAQENGNCVGHVYEYIAMKGVNNKAFCDTSPVSPGNDEVFFDPTTRANIARAESPDWPRDGTPQLLRAQSVGSLHAVEGQVAETKSKKQSVSFRDDPQIAGRKEVR; via the exons ATGCTAACGTCCCGTCTTCAACTGCTGCCAAAGATGTTCACAGCAAACCTCCTAATTGTCATCATCTTCGCCGTGCTTTGCCGAGGATACAGTTGTCCCAATAAATGCCACTGTAGCGATCCGCGGAAAGAGTTCAGAGTGGAACTTCGATGTTTTTATCTTACCTCTTTTCCCTCGTTGGAAGATTTGCCAATCAACACAACATCTCT GATTTTGAGCGGCAATGAAATAAAAACCATAGACGATGGGGCATTTGATGGGCTCGAGGATCTATTTGAAAT AAACTTGGATCTCAACAGATTGGAGAAGTTTCCAGTTTTCAAGAATAAATCATCTCTGAAAAGACT ATTTTTGAACCACAACAATATTAAAGAACTGTCGCAAATATCACTCGAAAATTTGCCCGAACTGATTCTATT GAAATTAGACTACACCCACATCACAGAGATCCCTGCCTACGCGTTTCACCAAAACAAGAATTTGTTGAATGT GAGTTTGAAATACTCCTGGCTGTCAAAACTCGACGACAACGCGTTCGCGGATTCCAACCTACAGCACTT attcTTACAAAAAACAAGGATTACGTCGTTGCCATCAACAGGACTTGAAAATCTCGAGACTCTTAACCTCACAGATGTTGATGACTTTTGGTCCATCCCGCCTGGGCTAAAGAGCATTCGTGAGGTACATGTCAGCGAGTATAATTCATTCCTTTGCTGTGCTTTTTATCTGGGAACATACCAGCGCGACTATGCCAAGCGGGAGGAAAGTAAAGGGAGTTTATCTTCGAGCTCGGCGCCGACTCTTTTCTCAAGAAGTGAAACAGAAAATCCTATGAGTGTTTTTAGCAAGTCTTCTACTGTTGCTTCTGTCAAAGTGACAATGCTTACCATGGCTACCGACAATTCGGATCATTACAGCAATTCAAGTACAGTAGCATCAATGAACTTAACAACAACACCTGCGGCGACGACGATTGAAAGCCCCTGGGGCTGGAATAGAAGGAGACGAAGGCGCCGCGACTTGCCGCAAGGGCCAAACTCAGTTGCTCCCAAAGTCAACGGTAGCTCTTCAAATATAACCAAGTCAAGGACATCTCCTTTACCGGCCGTAACCACTTCTGGGTCTAACAGCGGAGGTGGCGGTGGTTTCATACCGGGAACTGCACCGTCTCTTTCGGGAACTTCAGCGGGAGGTTTTCTGCCAGGTACTTCGACCACTCAGGTTAATGAAGGATCTCTCCTCTTCCAGGGTGGCTTTGTAAACGGAACGGTGCCTGTTCCGGCCACGATTCCCCACGAAGGTTCATCAAATAGTAGTATTCCCATCGTTACAGAACCGCCCCTTGAGGAAATCAAATGTTCACCAGCAAGAGACGCTTTTCAGCCGTGTGAGGATATCATGGGTGCGAAATGGTTGACCGTCGTTTCGCTACTGGTGGGAGGCGTTGCTTTGATATCAAACCTGGTAGTGGTGATTGTCATGATGTTTAGCGAACGCCGGCTAAATGTTCATCGATTTTTAATGAGTAACCTTGCTTTTGCAGACTTCTGCCTCGGCTTGTATATCTTCGTTCTTGTCTGTGCTTCGTTAAACACTTCGGGGGAATATTATAACCGAGTAAAGAGTTGGCAGTATGGAGCTGGTTGCCAAATCACTGGCTTTCTCGCAGTGTTCTCAACGGAGCTTTCAGTGTACACGCTAACACTCATCACTATCGAGAGATTTTTCGCTATTGTGTACGCCATGGAAGTGAACTACCGACTCTCTCTTCGTAAAGCTGTAAAAATAATGATTCTTGGCTGGCTGGTTGCTTTTATTTTAGCTGTTTTACCGCTGTTTGGGGTCAACAGTTATAAAGCCGTCGCTATTTGTCTGCCCTTTAATTCGGACTCCAAAAGTGCGTTAGCGTACGTGAGTATTGTTTTGGTGCTGAATTTCGGCACCTTCCTGGTCATCGCAGGTTTGTATGCGAAAATGTTCCAGGTCGTTGTGGGACCAGGGCCCGTTGAAGGGGCTCCTCAGCGGAATGACGCAAAAGTTGCTAAACGTATGGCTCTATTGGTTTTCACGGATTTTGTATGTTGGACTCCTATCGCAGTTTTTGGTTTGTTAGCAGCATTTGGAACACCACTTATCGGGGTGGAGGAATCAAAGTTCCTTctggtatttttctttccactcAACAGTCTCTGCAACCCGTTCCTTTATGCATTCTTCACCAAAGCCTTTAAGCGCGAATTCTTTTCACTGCTTAGTCGGTTCGGTTTCTGTCACACTCGAGCATTACGCTACAAAGGCACTCTCTCCTCCTTAATTTATTCCCGCACCCGTACGAAACGATCGACGATAGGTGAAGACGACACTAGGACCAAGAGGATCTCCCAGATTTCGGCCACTTCTACACCCACACTAAACGGATCCGCGAAACTAAACGCACAGGAAAACGGCAATTGCGTTGGTCACGTGTATGAGTACATCGCTATGAAGGGGGTCAACAACAAAGCCTTTTGTGACACGTCACCAGTGAGCCCAGGAAACGATGAGGTGTTTTTTGACCCCACAACGAGGGCAAACATTGCCCGCGCAGAGTCACCTGACTGGCCTCGTGACGGCACACCGCAGCTTTTGAGAGCTCAGAGTGTGGGCAGCCTTCACGCGGTGGAGGGACAAGTGGCAGAGACAAAATCGAAGAAACAATCCGTGTCGTTTCGGGATGACCCGCAAATAGCGGGAAGGAAGGAGGTGAGATAA